A single window of Symphalangus syndactylus isolate Jambi chromosome 4, NHGRI_mSymSyn1-v2.1_pri, whole genome shotgun sequence DNA harbors:
- the CH25H gene encoding cholesterol 25-hydroxylase, producing the protein MSCHNCSDPQVLCSSGQLFLQPLWDHLRSWEALLQSPFFPVIFSITTYVGFCLPFVVLDILCSWVPALRCYKIHPDFSPSARQLLPCLGQTLYQHVMFVFPVTLLHWARSPALLPHEAPELLLLLHHILFCLLLFDMEFFVWHLLHHKVPWLYRTFHKVHHQNSSSFALATQYMSVWELFSLGFFDMINVTLLGCHPLTTLTFHVVNIWLSVEDHSGYNFPWSTHRLVPFGWYGGVVHHDLHHSHFNCNFAPYFTHWDKILGTLRTASVPAR; encoded by the coding sequence ATGAGCTGCCACAACTGCTCCGACCCCCAGGTCCTTTGCAGCTCCGGGCAGCTGTTCCTGCAGCCCCTCTGGGACCACCTGAGGAGCTGGGAGGCCCTGCTACAGTCGCCCTTCTTCCCAGTCATCTTCTCCATCACCACATACGTGGGCTTTTGCCTGCCCTTCGTGGTCCTGGATATCCTGTGCTCCTGGGTGCCCGCCCTGCGGTGCTACAAGATCCACCCTGACTTCTCGCCATCCGCGCGGCAGCTGCTACCTTGCTTGGGGCAGACCCTCTACCAGCATGTGATGTTTGTGTTCCCCGTGACGCTGCTGCATTGGGCCCGCAGCCCGGCCCTCCTGCCCCACGAAGCTCCCgagctgctcctgctgctgcacCACATCCTGTTCTGCCTGCTACTCTTCGACATGGAGTTCTTCGTGTGGCACCTGCTGCACCACAAGGTGCCCTGGCTGTACCGCACCTTCCACAAGGTGCACCACCAGAACTCGTCCTCGTTCGCGCTGGCAACGCAGTATATGAGCGTCTGGGAACTGTTTTCTTTGGGCTTCTTCGACATGATAAACGTCACACTGCTCGGGTGCCACCCGCTCACCACCCTTACCTTCCACGTGGTCAACATCTGGCTGTCCGTGGAGGACCACTCCGGCTACAACTTCCCTTGGTCCACTCACAGACTGGTGCCCTTCGGGTGGTACGGGGGTGTGGTGCACCACGACCTGCATCACTCTCACTTTAACTGCAACTTCGCTCCGTACTTTACACACTGGGACAAAATACTGGGAACGCTGCGGACTGCATCTGTCCCAGCGCGGTGA